A window of the Chloroflexus sp. Y-396-1 genome harbors these coding sequences:
- a CDS encoding YkvA family protein — protein MLPKPGSPTVTYTHWRSALLTKLKHRACALKREAYALYIATRDPRVPWYVKVFVGLVVAHTFSPIDLIPDFIPVLGYLDDLVITPLGIALALRMIPSEVMSDARQKAEVLLQQGKPISRAGALMVVAIWLVIIIAVIWSVVRIVSGQAA, from the coding sequence ATGTTGCCGAAGCCCGGCAGTCCAACGGTGACGTACACGCATTGGAGAAGCGCTTTGCTTACCAAACTGAAGCATCGTGCTTGTGCTCTAAAACGAGAAGCTTACGCTCTGTACATAGCCACTCGTGATCCACGAGTTCCCTGGTACGTCAAGGTTTTCGTGGGCCTGGTGGTAGCACATACATTTAGCCCCATAGACCTGATCCCAGACTTTATTCCTGTCCTTGGCTACCTCGACGACCTAGTTATCACACCGCTGGGAATTGCACTGGCCCTAAGAATGATACCATCTGAAGTAATGAGTGATGCTCGGCAGAAAGCTGAAGTGTTGTTGCAGCAAGGAAAACCGATCAGTCGGGCCGGGGCACTAATGGTGGTTGCCATCTGGCTTGTGATCATTATCGCTGTTATATGGTCAGTTGTACGGATAGTAAGCGGCCAGGCTGCCTGA
- a CDS encoding methyltransferase domain-containing protein, with the protein MLYILQTLPGLAPLTWREVEQKIRPTADQPAPRQIGVRGVPARNDLILIDHRGSIRSLMALRTIEDIFVIAARGFKIAPDERGLRQIHAATRNEETIKPALELWQRLNGKKRNGRFRVVTRMVGKHNFHRYEVGRAVADAIRDGWPGHWQLVDEEAELEVWATLLEQEIIIAIRLTDSSMRQREKVAHLPASLRPALAAAMVMLTHPEADDVFLDPMAGAGTLLLERAAAGPFTTLYGGDISPAAVTAMNANLRHIRGHIVIRRWNAIRLPLPDASVNKVAVNLPFGNQIGEGEDLGELYRDVLYHIARVLKPGGRLVTLVADQQLLDKARAQAAPVLRPVARHRVFVLGQRATICEHVRVAGQVIPSSKLTTDEEDDWE; encoded by the coding sequence ATGCTCTACATATTACAAACTCTGCCTGGACTGGCCCCGCTCACGTGGCGAGAAGTGGAACAGAAGATTCGGCCCACCGCCGACCAACCAGCGCCCCGTCAGATCGGCGTGCGCGGTGTGCCGGCGCGCAACGATCTTATCTTGATCGATCATCGCGGTTCAATCCGCTCACTCATGGCACTACGAACTATCGAAGATATCTTTGTGATCGCTGCACGCGGCTTCAAAATCGCACCCGATGAACGGGGGTTACGCCAGATACACGCCGCCACGCGCAACGAAGAAACAATCAAACCGGCGCTGGAACTCTGGCAGCGCCTCAACGGCAAGAAACGCAACGGACGTTTTCGCGTCGTTACCCGTATGGTAGGCAAACACAACTTCCACCGGTATGAGGTTGGCCGGGCAGTAGCCGATGCGATCCGTGACGGCTGGCCCGGACACTGGCAACTGGTAGATGAAGAAGCCGAACTGGAAGTGTGGGCCACATTGCTTGAACAAGAGATCATTATCGCGATTCGGTTAACAGATAGCTCGATGCGTCAACGTGAGAAGGTTGCCCACCTGCCGGCCTCGCTGCGCCCGGCACTGGCGGCAGCGATGGTGATGCTTACCCATCCCGAAGCTGACGACGTCTTTCTTGATCCGATGGCCGGCGCTGGCACACTGCTGCTAGAACGAGCGGCAGCCGGGCCTTTTACCACACTCTACGGTGGCGACATTAGTCCGGCGGCGGTCACCGCAATGAACGCCAATCTCCGTCATATCCGCGGTCACATCGTGATCCGGCGTTGGAACGCGATCAGATTACCGCTACCCGACGCCAGTGTGAATAAGGTGGCGGTCAATTTACCCTTTGGCAATCAGATTGGTGAGGGTGAAGACCTAGGTGAACTTTACCGTGACGTGCTCTACCACATTGCACGAGTGCTGAAGCCCGGTGGACGATTGGTAACGCTCGTAGCCGATCAGCAATTGCTTGATAAAGCACGTGCGCAGGCAGCACCGGTATTGCGTCCGGTTGCACGGCATCGGGTGTTCGTGCTCGGTCAGCGAGCTACTATTTGTGAACATGTTCGGGTAGCCGGTCAGGTAATACCATCATCGAAACTAACAACAGATGAGGAAGATGATTGGGAGTGA
- a CDS encoding M20 family metallopeptidase: MNDLDRELTRLTCDLIRFETIADRPDQLQAAIDYIADYLADIPTVHLEQSSAGGKPALVVTLQPTRSPRLMINGHLDVVVGQPNQFIPEVRDGRIYGRGSQDMKGSVAVMMRLIRDLAQRPQPPDVGFQFVTDEEIGGQQGTGRLRDEGWRCDFMLCLEPTDLGIMFEHKGGMWAQLRIPGRAAHGSRPWEGDNPIYRLTQGIQTIRERYPPPVGPNDWRTSVTPTEIRVGAGSRNQVPAEAQVTFDIRWTADTTPEAIQADLAAAFPNAEFVSVMASAGLRTDPEHHDVGRIADIIERHTGQPPRFYREHFATDARYYSHIGIPAICLGPIGAGLHSAEEWVEIASLTTLYHIITDYIDTL; encoded by the coding sequence ATGAATGATCTTGATCGTGAACTTACCCGTCTCACCTGCGACCTGATCCGGTTCGAGACGATTGCCGACCGGCCCGATCAATTACAGGCAGCGATTGATTACATTGCAGACTATCTGGCTGACATTCCGACGGTTCATCTCGAACAAAGCAGTGCCGGTGGGAAACCGGCTCTGGTTGTGACACTGCAACCTACCCGCTCACCGCGTCTGATGATCAACGGTCATCTGGATGTCGTTGTTGGGCAACCGAACCAATTCATTCCAGAGGTTCGCGATGGCCGTATTTACGGACGTGGTAGCCAGGACATGAAAGGTAGTGTTGCGGTTATGATGCGGCTGATCCGCGATCTGGCGCAACGACCGCAGCCGCCCGATGTTGGATTTCAGTTCGTGACCGACGAAGAGATAGGGGGTCAACAAGGTACCGGTCGGTTGCGCGATGAGGGCTGGCGGTGCGATTTTATGCTTTGTCTTGAACCAACCGATCTCGGCATTATGTTCGAGCACAAAGGGGGAATGTGGGCGCAACTACGTATTCCCGGTCGCGCTGCCCATGGATCGCGGCCCTGGGAAGGGGATAATCCCATTTACCGGCTGACCCAGGGTATCCAAACAATCCGCGAACGGTATCCACCACCGGTTGGCCCGAACGACTGGCGCACGTCGGTAACCCCCACCGAAATCCGGGTTGGCGCCGGTTCGCGTAATCAGGTACCGGCAGAGGCTCAGGTAACGTTCGACATTCGCTGGACAGCCGACACCACCCCGGAAGCCATTCAAGCAGATTTAGCCGCAGCTTTCCCGAACGCTGAATTTGTCAGCGTGATGGCGAGCGCCGGCTTACGCACCGACCCTGAACATCACGATGTTGGGCGAATAGCCGACATTATTGAGCGCCATACCGGTCAGCCACCACGCTTCTACCGCGAACACTTTGCAACTGACGCCCGTTACTATTCACATATTGGCATTCCGGCCATCTGCCTCGGCCCGATTGGCGCCGGCTTGCATTCGGCAGAAGAATGGGTTGAAATTGCCAGTTTGACAACGCTATATCACATCATCACCGACTATATTGACACATTGTAG